CGCCGTCATTGACGCCACCATTATTCAGACCGCCGGCAGCAAACAGCGTCAGGCCATAGAAGTCGATGAGGAAGGACAAGTCAGCGGACAAACCACACCGAGTAAAGACAGCGATGCCCGCTGGACAAAGAAAAACGGCCTCTACAAACTCGGTTACAAACAACATACCCGTACCGATGAGGAAGGCTATATCGAGAAACTGCACATTACCCCCGCCAATACCCATGAGTGCAACCATCTGTCCCCTTTGTTGGAAGGCATTGCCGAAGGTACGACCGTCTATGCCGACAAAGGCTACGACAGTAAGGAAAACCGGCAACATCTGGAAGACCATCAGTTGTTAGACGGCATTATGCGCAAAGCTCACCGCAACCGTCCGCTGACGGAAGCGCAAACCAAACGCAACCGATATTTGTCGAAGACCCGTTATGTGGTCGAACAAAGCTTCGGTACGCTGCACCGTAAATTCCGCTACGCCCGGGCAGCCTATTTTGGTCTGCTCAAAGTGAGTGCGCAAAGTCATCTGAAAGCGATGTGTTTGAACCTGTTGAAAGCGGCTAACAGGCTAAGTGTGCCTGTTGCCGCCTAAAAGGCGGCCCGGATGCCTGATTATGGGGTATCCGGGGAGGATTAAGGGGGTATTTGGGTAAAATCAGGAGCAATTAGGGGCGGAAATAGACGAAAACCTGTGTTTGGGTTTCGGCTGTCGGGGGAACAGGTGAAGAGGGGTATTTTGCAAAGGTCTCCACGGGATCACACTCCATCACATGTAGAAAATCGTCGCGTTGTTTACACAACAGGTTGAGAAAAATAAGCCTGCAAGACCTCAAACGGCGTATCGCCGTTCAAACTGCGGTGTGGCTTCACAGTGTTATAAAAATTAACAAAGCGGCACAACTCCTTTTGCCGGTGTTCCGGACTCTCAAACGACTGTTTCTCATGCCACATCTCCATCAGGGTACGGATAACCCGCTCCGCCTTACCGTTGGTCTGCGGACGGGCAACCCGGGTAAACTTTTGACCAATCCCGTTCTCGTAACAGGCTACACCGAAAGCATGGTTGGCCGAGCCTTTGTATTCCGTACCGTTGTCGGAGTAAACGCACTCAATCAGGTATGGGCTGGGATCAATCAGGTGTTCGGTCAGAAACTTGGCGGCACTGTCTGCGGTTTTGTCCGGCAAAATGGCGGCGTATAGCTCCCTTGAGAAATCGTCGATGGCGACAAACAGGTAATCCCGCTTATCGGTGGCTTTCTGCCCTTTGAGCAGCGGCAGCCGTTTGGTATCGAGATGTACCAGCTCTCCGGGATAGGATTTATTGTAGCGTTTGGCCTGCCTTTTGAGTTTTTCCTGAATGCCGCGTTCTACCTTGGCCAGGCGTTTCATTCCGTACTTTGCCTGTTTGAAACGGTTGTTGGTACTGGTTTGCGGTTTGAGCAGCTTGGCCCTTGCGGCTTTAAGGGCGCGGTAAATGGTGACGCGGCTGACTTGGTAGCGGCGTGCCAGAGAGGTAACGCTTTCCTTTTCCTGCGTGTAGGCCAGCCAAATGGCTTGTCGGTGGTGCGGGGTGAGGCGGGTGTTTTTGTGCATGTTCATGTTTCAGTATTCTCCTGGAAATACTGTAAACAACGCTACTGGTTTCTACACATCACAGCACCGTTTACCGCTACCTCCGCCAAGACAAAAGCAACGGCGGCACTTTGTGGCAACATCTCAGAATATGCAGCAAACCCTACCGCAAACGCTACGGCAGCACATGGACCAGAGGCAAAGTGCCCGACCGCGTCGGCATAGAAAACCGACCTGCTATCGTCGACCGGAAAACCCGCATCGGCGATTGGGAGGCCGACACCATCGTCGGCAAAAATCAGAAAAGCGCGTTATTGACCTTGGTCGAACGCGTTACCCGCTACACCATCATCTGCAAATTAAAGAACTTAAAAGCCGAAGACACTGCCCGGGCGGCCATTAGGGTATTAAAGGCATATAAAGCCAGAGTCCACACCATCACCATGGATAACGGCAAAGAGTTCTACCAACACACCAAAATAGCCAAAGCATTGAAGGCGAAAACCTATTTTTGCCGCCCTTACCATTCTTGGGAGAAAGGGCTGAATGAGAACACCAACGGACTCATCCGGCAATATTTCCCCAAACAAACCGATTTCCGAAATATCAGCGATCGGGAGATACGCAGGGTTCAAGATGAGTTGAACCACCGGCCGAGAAAAACACTTGGCTACGAAACGCCAAGTGTTTTATTCTTGAATCTGTTCAAACCACTGATACACTAGTGTTGCACTTGAAATCCGAATCCAAGGTCGTCTGAAAACCCAACTCTGATTTTCAGACGACCTTTTCTCAAATCATTTCAACCGAAATGTTGACAATTTTTCACCCGATAACAAAGCGTTTTCAGTATAATACCGCCC
Above is a window of Neisseria mucosa DNA encoding:
- a CDS encoding IS5/IS1182 family transposase, with translation MSTFFQQTAQAMIAKHIDRFPLLKLDQVIDWQPIEQYLNRQRTRYLRDHRGRPAYPLLSMFKAVLLGQWHSLSDPELEHSLITRIDFNLFCRFDELSIPDYSTLCRYRNWLAQDDTLSELLELINRQLAEKNLKVEKASAAVIDATIIQTAGSKQRQAIEVDEEGQVSGQTTPSKDSDARWTKKNGLYKLGYKQHTRTDEEGYIEKLHITPANTHECNHLSPLLEGIAEGTTVYADKGYDSKENRQHLEDHQLLDGIMRKAHRNRPLTEAQTKRNRYLSKTRYVVEQSFGTLHRKFRYARAAYFGLLKVSAQSHLKAMCLNLLKAANRLSVPVAA
- a CDS encoding IS481 family transposase: MNMHKNTRLTPHHRQAIWLAYTQEKESVTSLARRYQVSRVTIYRALKAARAKLLKPQTSTNNRFKQAKYGMKRLAKVERGIQEKLKRQAKRYNKSYPGELVHLDTKRLPLLKGQKATDKRDYLFVAIDDFSRELYAAILPDKTADSAAKFLTEHLIDPSPYLIECVYSDNGTEYKGSANHAFGVACYENGIGQKFTRVARPQTNGKAERVIRTLMEMWHEKQSFESPEHRQKELCRFVNFYNTVKPHRSLNGDTPFEVLQAYFSQPVV